The Geobacter sp. sequence ATGGTGCCGCTCTGATTGTCGTAAAGCGCCCGACCCGACTGGCCAATCCGGTTGCCCTGGACGATCCGTACCTTGCCCAGCGCCTCCACCTTGGTGACCTCCCGCTCTTTCGTCCCATAATGGACAATCAGCCGGTCGCTGTAAATGGTGATGTCGCCCTGTCGGGCCGTGACATTGCCGGAAAAGGTTGCCGTTTTCTGTGCATTGTCCGTGGAAAGCTCATCGGCCTTGATCTGGATCGGTTTATCGCCACGGACTGCAGGCTGAGCCGGGGACTCGGCATGACCGGGACGGCAGAGCAGCGACACCAGGACCACGATCTGCAGAAATAGGCTATGCCATTTCACCGGTGCATACCATTATTGACATGCGCCGTCACGTCGTTCTTTACCCGCAGCCTGGCACTTGCCACCCGGTATTCCATCCCTTTTCCTTCCACCATGATACTGCCGTCGGAGTATTTCACCGAATCATCGGTGGTCAACAGTTCTTGCGCTGCAAGAAAACGGACGCTGGCAGTGGTGAATTCCATGCCTGAGCTGCTCGTTGCCTTGACCCCTCCACGCAACAGAACATCCTTGGTGGCACTATTGTATTCGGCCTGTGCAGCGGTCAGGTGGATATCTCCGGCCGGCCCGCCGGCAAGCAGGTTCAATTTTACCCCAACCAGATGCACCAGGCTCTGTTCCGTATCATAATCAGCCCGGTTGGCCAGAAGTATCCATTTGGTGTTACCGTTACGGGTCTCGGTAAAACGGATTCCTTGCAGCGCCAGGTCCGCTGATCGTCCTGACGAAAGGGGGGCTGAAGCTGGCTGCCTCCGCGCCGGAAGGTGCCGATGAATAACAACCGCCAGCACGATAATGGCCGCCATTATCACCAGTGCCAAAAGCAGCCTGATTTTACCCGCTGTCCGCATAATTCGTCGGAAGTATAACACCGGACAGTGGGACTGTAAAGCGGATTGTCATCCCTTGGCGTAACATTGGCACAGAGATTGAACTAGCAACAGTATATTGCGCTGTTATCCGGACAGCATGACACAATCGGGGCTCAGCACACCGGATGTTTTTCCTACCAAAACCTGTAGAAATCCGCTATGATGGCGAAGTTTCACAACTGCCTTCCCGAGGGTCTCATGAACTCTGCAGAAAAGGTTTTCATCGTCGGTTGCGGCGATGTCGGCATACGCGTGGCCAGACACCTGCTCGCCACCGGCTGCCACGTATCCGGATTCGTTCGCACTGCCGAAAATGCCGATCGCTTACAACAGCCTGGAATATCTCCTGTTCTGGGGAATCTGGATGAACCGGAATCACTCATCAACCTGCCGACTGCAGGTGCAATCGTCTATTATTTTGCCCCCCCGCCCGGCGGTGGGTTCAGGGATACGCGGCTGAGAAACTGGTGTGCCGCCATTTCACCGGATGCGAAACCGGCACGGGTCATTTACCTCAGTACCAGCGGAGTGTATGGCGATTGCGGGGAAATGACCGTTACCGAGGAGACACCACCCAACCCGCAGACTTCGCGGGCAAAGCGCCGATTCGATGCAGAAACGTTTCTTGCGGAGTGGGGGAAAAAGGAACGGGTCCCGGTCATAATCCTGAGAGTTACCGGTATCTATGGTCCGGGCAGGTTGCCGGTGATGCACCTGATGAACGGCACGCCACTGCTCAATGCGCATGAAGCGCCTTCAACGAACCGCATTCATGCGGAGGATCTTGCCAGGGTCTGTATCGCTGCCGCCGCCAAGGGGGTGGATGGCGACATCATCAATGTCAGCGACGGCGAGCATGGAACCATGACCCAATACTTCAATGCCGTTGCAGACCTTCTCGGTATTCCCCGTCCTCCCCAGGTGAACAGGGAAGAAGCGGCACGACTCATGCCGCCGCTCCTGTACTCCTACTTCAGCGAAAGCAGGCGGATGGATAATCGTCGGATGCTGGAACACCTGGGGATAGCGCTCCTCTATCCGACGCTGGCAGAGGGGCTCCCCTCCTGCAGGCCCGATAATTGGCAGACACCACCGGCCAAAGGAGGAAACCACCTGTAAGGACTGCGTATGTACCTGCAGCAGCAGGCAAGGTAGCAACCACCCCCGTAGCGGGGAAAGCAGATCACCATTCGTGCCAGGTTACGGCACGAGTCAGCCCGGAGGGGCGTGCGATGAACGAGTTGAAAATCCTCCTGATAGAAGACAACCCCGATGACGAATTCCTCACCCGCCGCATTCTGTCCAAACTCGACCAGAACAACGTCAGTGTCGTCCACGAGGGAGAACAGGCGCTCCGGTATCTGTTCGGGGATGAAACCACACACCCCGGGGCTCAGGTCCGAAACAAACCCGACCTGATCCTTCTGGACATCAGGATGCCCCTGGTTGATGGACTGGACTTTCTTGAGGTGGCCCACTCAAACCTGCGCACCCATGATATCCCGGTCATCGTTGTCAGCTCTTCACGCCTTGAACGGGAAGTGGAGCGTTGCTTTGAACTGGGAGCGAGGGCATATCTCACCAAACCGATCGACAGCAAGGAACTCGTGAGAATCATCGAACAACACTGCCAGAGCAGCTAGCCTGCTTCCAAACGGGAGCCAGTCGTTCTCGTTCTCTACCAGAGAGTGCCGTCTGCAGCGTCACAACCGTTCTTTTCTTCTTTACCCGCCGTAATAGCGCGCCGTCACGCTCTCCCAGGCGCCGATCCCCTTGAGGAGCAAGTCGCAGACCTCGCGAACCGCCCCCCAGCCACCCCTGTTCCGCGTCACGAAATGGACCTCTTCCTGCACATAATCCAGCGCATCCGCAGGCGCGGCAGCGAAACCGACCCGGCGCAGGACCGGGATGTCGATGATATCGTCGCCGACAAATGCCACGTTTGCGTCCGTAAGCCCCTTCTGACGGAGGATTTCCAGATAGGGTGTCAGCTTGTCCAGGGCCTTCTGATAGACCAGGTCGATCCCCAGTTCGGCTGCGCGGTTGGCAACCACCTGGGACTGGCGGCCCGAGACGATCCCCACCTCGATCCCTGCCCGCTGGACCATCTTGATACCGTGGCCATCCTTGACATTGAAGAACTTGGACTCGACACCGTTGGCATCATAGATGATGCGGCCGTCGGTCAGCACACCGTCCACATCGAGCAGCAGAAGTTTAATCTCCTTGAGTCGATCGTTCATCTGAAAAGAGGCCCGGGCATCTGTCGCGACGCGGCAGCATCAGGGCCGTCCTCCTTGAATGGGATTAAGCTGCTCAGGCCAGTCCTGCCTTGAGAAGATCGTGCAGGTGGATGATACCGATCGGAATATCAGAGGTGTCGTCTTCGAAGACGAAAAGGGAGGTAATGGAGAACTCCTCCATCTGCTGCAGGGCCTTGGCGGCAAGTTCCATACCCTTGATGCGCTTGGGATTGCGGGTCATGAGAGCGCCGGCCGGCTGATTGATGATGTCGCTCCCCCGCTCCAGGGCACGCCGCAGGTCGCCATCGGTAATGACCCCCACCAATCTCCCCTTGGCATCCACGACACCCGATGCTCCCAGTTTTTTGGCAGTGATGACGAAGAGCGCCTCGCGCATGGGTGTCTCTTCGCTGACCAGAGGCATGGCATCGCCACTGTGCATGAAATCGGCCACCGTGAGGAGCAGTTTTTTTCCCAGAGAACCGCCGGGATGGAACAGCGCGAAATCTTCGGCGCTGAATCCGCGCTGAACGAGCAGAGCAACTGCCAGAGCGTCCCCCATGGCCAGGGTGGCGGTGGTGGATGCAGTGGGAGCCAGCCCCAGGGGGCAGGCCTCCTCTTTTACGGAGATGTCCAGGACGATATCGCCGGCTCGCCCGAGGGTCGATACAGGGTTGCCGGTCATGGCGATGAGCCGGGCTCCCAACCGCTTGATCACCGGAAGGATGCGCAAGAGCTCCTCGGTCTCGCCGCTGTTGGAGACACCGATCACCACATCCCCCTTCATGATCATGCCCAGGTCGCCATGAATCCCTTCGGCGGGGTGGAGGAAAAATGCCGGGGTCCCGGTGGACGCCATGGTGGAAGCTATCTTCTGGCCGACCAACCCCGATTTCCCCATGCCGGAGACAACCACCCGACCCCGGGACGACAGTATCATCTCGACGGCCCGTTCAAACTCGCCGTCTATCCGTTCCGCCAGTGCCTTGAGGGCGTCGGCCTCAACCTGTATGACCCGTTTTGCTTCCTGAACTATCATGGTATATCCAGTCATTCCTGCCTAAGAGTGCGGAAAACGCGGGCAGTCCCTGCCGCACGCATCATTTCTCATGCTTTACGATATGGTCGATCGCCTTCAACTGCTTCAGGAGATCGGCAAGGTCGTCGAGTTTCAGTGAATTGGGACCATCGCAGAGCGCCTTGTCGGGATTCTCATGAACCTCCATGAAAACCCCGTCGACACCCGTGGCAACGGCAGCGCGGGAAAGATACTCCACGAATTCCCGCTGGCCGCCGGAAGAACCTCCCTGGCCGCCGGGAAGCTGCACGCTGTGGGTGGCATCGAAGACTACCGGGCAGCCGGTACCCCGCATGATCGGCAGGCTCCGCATATCGACCACCAGGTTGTTGTAACCAAAGGTGACCCCGCGTTCCGTGAGGACGATCTGTTCATTGCCGGTGGACTGGGCCTTCCCCACCACGTTCTCCATATCCCAGGGGGCGAGGAACTGCCCTTTCTTGATATTGATCACCCTGCCGGTCTTTGCCGCAGCCACCAGCAGGTCGGTCTGACGGCAGAGAAATGCCGGGATCTGCAGCACATCCAGCACCTCGGCCGCAGCGGGTATCTGCTCTATGGAGTGGATATCGGAGAGTACCGGCACCTCCAGCGACTCCCTGACCTTGGCCAGGATCCGCAGCCCCTCTTTCAGACCGGTACCGCGAAATGAGCCCACCGACGTCCGGTTTGCCTTGTCATAGGATGCCTTGAACACGAGCGGCATGGAGACGGCATTGCAGATGGTCATCAACCGCTCTGCAGTGCGGAGGGTGTTCAACTCGTTCTCGATCACACAAGGGCCTGCAATGAGAACGAGCGGCCGATTGCCGCCCATCCGCACATTTCCCGTAACGATTTCCCTGGTCATTGATCTCCCCTTCAGCCCTTTCTGTTCGAGAGCGCCGCTGCAATAAAGGCGCGGAAGAGCGGATGCGGATTGAGCGGTTTGGACTTGAATTCAGGGTGGAACTGACAGCCGAGGAACCAGGGATGGTCGGCAATCTCCACCACCTCCACCAGGTCTACCTCGGGATAGATGCCGGACAGGACCAACCCGTTGCCGGTCAAACGGTCACGGAACGCGTTGTTGAATTCGTAACGATGGCGATGCCGTTCCAGGATATCGGCAGCACCGTATGCCTTCTGGGCAAAGGTCCCCTTGGCCAGCGAACAGGGATAGGCACCGAGACGCATGGTTCCGCCCTTTCGGGATACCCCTTTCTGCTCCTCCATGAGGTGAATGACCGGATTGCCGCAATCTACCTTGAATTCACTGGAAAAGGCATCGGTAAGCCCGCAGACGTTGCGGGCAAACTCCACCACTGCCATCTGCATCCCCAGGCAGATCCCGAAAAAGGGGACCCGCCGCGTCCGGGCGTATTCGATGGCCATGATCTTCCCTTCCGTTCCCCGTTCGCCGAAACCGCCGGGAACCAGAATGCCGTCCGCATCGTCCAGCAGACCGTCCACCCCTTCCTGCTCGATCTTTTCCGCATCGACAAAGGTGAGACGCACCCGGCAGTCGTTGGCGATGCCGCCGTGTACCAGCGCCTCGTTGAGCGATTTGTAGGAATCGGCCAGGTTCACGTACTTGCCGACAATGGCAATCCGCACCTCTCCATGGGCAGGGTTGCGCAGCTTTTCCACAACCTCCTGCCACGGAGTGAGATCCGGCGATTTGGTCCAGATATTGAGCTTGTCCACCACCTGCTCATCGAGCCCTTCACGGTGCAGGGCCAGGGGCACGGCATAGATGTGCTCGGCATCGGCAGAGGTAATGACGGCCTTCTCGTCCACGTTACAGAAAAGGGCGATCTTGGCCTTCAACTCCTTGGGGAGTTCCTGTTCGCAGCGGCAGATCAGGATATCGGGCTGGATGCCGATCTCCTGCAGCTCCTTCACTGAATGCTGGGTCGGTTTCGACTTCAGCTCGCCGGCAGTCCGGATATAGGGGACCAGGGTTACATGGAGATAGAGGGTGTTGCCCGCCCCCCGGTCATGGCGAAACTGGCGGATCGCCTCCAGGAAGGGGAGCGATTCGATGTCGCCCACGGTCCCCCCTACTTCGACGATGGCCACATCGTGCCCCTTGGCATTCTCGATGATCTTGTGCTTGATCTCGTCGGTAATGTGGGGAATGACCTGGACGGTGCCGCCGAGATAATCCCCCCGGCGCTCCTTCTCGATCACTGAATAGTAGACCTGGCCGGTGGTGAAATTGCTCTTCTTGGAGAGCTTGGCTGAGGTGTAGCGTTCGTAATGTCCGAGGTCCAGATCAGTCTCGGCGCCATCATCCGTGACGAACACCTCGCCGTGCTGGAACGGCGACATGGTTCCGGGATCGACGTTGATGTACGGATCGAGCTTCTGCAGGGTCACACGAAGGCCACGAGCCTCCAGAAGAGCTCCCAGCGATGCAGAAGCAAGCCCCTTGCCGATGGAGGAGACCACTCCTCCGGTAACAAAAATGAATTTGGTCTTCATGGCAGCTCCTCAACATTGAACCGCTCTAGTGCCG is a genomic window containing:
- a CDS encoding NAD(P)H-binding protein encodes the protein MNSAEKVFIVGCGDVGIRVARHLLATGCHVSGFVRTAENADRLQQPGISPVLGNLDEPESLINLPTAGAIVYYFAPPPGGGFRDTRLRNWCAAISPDAKPARVIYLSTSGVYGDCGEMTVTEETPPNPQTSRAKRRFDAETFLAEWGKKERVPVIILRVTGIYGPGRLPVMHLMNGTPLLNAHEAPSTNRIHAEDLARVCIAAAAKGVDGDIINVSDGEHGTMTQYFNAVADLLGIPRPPQVNREEAARLMPPLLYSYFSESRRMDNRRMLEHLGIALLYPTLAEGLPSCRPDNWQTPPAKGGNHL
- a CDS encoding KpsF/GutQ family sugar-phosphate isomerase, whose amino-acid sequence is MIVQEAKRVIQVEADALKALAERIDGEFERAVEMILSSRGRVVVSGMGKSGLVGQKIASTMASTGTPAFFLHPAEGIHGDLGMIMKGDVVIGVSNSGETEELLRILPVIKRLGARLIAMTGNPVSTLGRAGDIVLDISVKEEACPLGLAPTASTTATLAMGDALAVALLVQRGFSAEDFALFHPGGSLGKKLLLTVADFMHSGDAMPLVSEETPMREALFVITAKKLGASGVVDAKGRLVGVITDGDLRRALERGSDIINQPAGALMTRNPKRIKGMELAAKALQQMEEFSITSLFVFEDDTSDIPIGIIHLHDLLKAGLA
- the lptC gene encoding LPS export ABC transporter periplasmic protein LptC, yielding MRTAGKIRLLLALVIMAAIIVLAVVIHRHLPARRQPASAPLSSGRSADLALQGIRFTETRNGNTKWILLANRADYDTEQSLVHLVGVKLNLLAGGPAGDIHLTAAQAEYNSATKDVLLRGGVKATSSSGMEFTTASVRFLAAQELLTTDDSVKYSDGSIMVEGKGMEYRVASARLRVKNDVTAHVNNGMHR
- the kdsA gene encoding 3-deoxy-8-phosphooctulonate synthase, whose protein sequence is MTREIVTGNVRMGGNRPLVLIAGPCVIENELNTLRTAERLMTICNAVSMPLVFKASYDKANRTSVGSFRGTGLKEGLRILAKVRESLEVPVLSDIHSIEQIPAAAEVLDVLQIPAFLCRQTDLLVAAAKTGRVINIKKGQFLAPWDMENVVGKAQSTGNEQIVLTERGVTFGYNNLVVDMRSLPIMRGTGCPVVFDATHSVQLPGGQGGSSGGQREFVEYLSRAAVATGVDGVFMEVHENPDKALCDGPNSLKLDDLADLLKQLKAIDHIVKHEK
- a CDS encoding HAD-IIIA family hydrolase, with amino-acid sequence MNDRLKEIKLLLLDVDGVLTDGRIIYDANGVESKFFNVKDGHGIKMVQRAGIEVGIVSGRQSQVVANRAAELGIDLVYQKALDKLTPYLEILRQKGLTDANVAFVGDDIIDIPVLRRVGFAAAPADALDYVQEEVHFVTRNRGGWGAVREVCDLLLKGIGAWESVTARYYGG
- a CDS encoding response regulator, with the translated sequence MNELKILLIEDNPDDEFLTRRILSKLDQNNVSVVHEGEQALRYLFGDETTHPGAQVRNKPDLILLDIRMPLVDGLDFLEVAHSNLRTHDIPVIVVSSSRLEREVERCFELGARAYLTKPIDSKELVRIIEQHCQSS
- a CDS encoding CTP synthase, with amino-acid sequence MKTKFIFVTGGVVSSIGKGLASASLGALLEARGLRVTLQKLDPYINVDPGTMSPFQHGEVFVTDDGAETDLDLGHYERYTSAKLSKKSNFTTGQVYYSVIEKERRGDYLGGTVQVIPHITDEIKHKIIENAKGHDVAIVEVGGTVGDIESLPFLEAIRQFRHDRGAGNTLYLHVTLVPYIRTAGELKSKPTQHSVKELQEIGIQPDILICRCEQELPKELKAKIALFCNVDEKAVITSADAEHIYAVPLALHREGLDEQVVDKLNIWTKSPDLTPWQEVVEKLRNPAHGEVRIAIVGKYVNLADSYKSLNEALVHGGIANDCRVRLTFVDAEKIEQEGVDGLLDDADGILVPGGFGERGTEGKIMAIEYARTRRVPFFGICLGMQMAVVEFARNVCGLTDAFSSEFKVDCGNPVIHLMEEQKGVSRKGGTMRLGAYPCSLAKGTFAQKAYGAADILERHRHRYEFNNAFRDRLTGNGLVLSGIYPEVDLVEVVEIADHPWFLGCQFHPEFKSKPLNPHPLFRAFIAAALSNRKG
- the lptA gene encoding lipopolysaccharide transport periplasmic protein LptA, whose amino-acid sequence is MKWHSLFLQIVVLVSLLCRPGHAESPAQPAVRGDKPIQIKADELSTDNAQKTATFSGNVTARQGDITIYSDRLIVHYGTKEREVTKVEALGKVRIVQGNRIGQSGRALYDNQSGTILLEDNPRVNQGEDMVTGKTITFYVNEQKSVVTGGSEGRVQAVIHPKGAGSNVGTSP